From Pseudomonas poae, the proteins below share one genomic window:
- a CDS encoding glycosyltransferase family 4 protein codes for MQLAFVLYKYFPFGGLQRDFMRIALECQQRGHQIRVYTLIWEGDIPPGFEVLVAPVKAFFNHRRNEKLSAWMAADLAKRPVDRLIGFNKMPGLDVYYAADGCFEDKAQNLRHSLYKSFGRYKHFAEYERAVFAKDAKTEVLMISEVQQPLFIKHYDTPLERFHLLPPGIAQDRRAPPNAAEIRQGFRKEFNLGDDDLLLVQIGSGFKTKGVDRSLKAVAALPAELKKRTRLFVIGQDDPKVFQLQSATLGLGDNVQFLKGRSDIPRFLLGADLLIHPAYNENTGTVLLEALVAGLPVLVSAVCGYAHYINEADSGRVLDEPFEQTQLNQYLTHMLTDTAQRAAWGRNGLAFAETADLYSMPQHAADVILAEPKR; via the coding sequence ATGCAACTGGCTTTTGTTCTGTACAAATATTTCCCCTTCGGCGGCCTGCAGCGTGACTTCATGCGTATCGCCCTGGAGTGCCAGCAGCGCGGCCACCAGATTCGTGTCTACACGCTGATCTGGGAGGGTGACATTCCGCCGGGCTTCGAAGTGCTGGTGGCGCCGGTCAAGGCGTTCTTCAACCATCGGCGCAACGAGAAGCTCAGCGCCTGGATGGCCGCCGACCTGGCCAAGCGCCCGGTGGACCGTTTGATCGGCTTCAACAAAATGCCCGGCCTGGACGTGTACTACGCCGCCGACGGCTGCTTTGAAGACAAGGCGCAAAACCTGCGCCACTCGCTGTACAAAAGCTTTGGCCGTTACAAGCACTTTGCCGAGTACGAACGTGCGGTGTTCGCCAAGGACGCCAAGACTGAAGTGCTGATGATCTCCGAAGTGCAGCAGCCGCTCTTCATCAAGCATTACGACACCCCGTTGGAACGCTTCCACCTGCTGCCGCCGGGCATCGCCCAGGACCGCCGCGCACCGCCGAACGCCGCCGAAATTCGCCAAGGGTTTCGCAAGGAATTCAACCTGGGCGATGACGACCTGTTGCTGGTGCAAATCGGTTCGGGCTTCAAGACCAAAGGTGTCGACCGCAGCCTGAAAGCCGTGGCCGCACTGCCGGCGGAACTGAAAAAACGCACCCGCCTGTTTGTAATTGGCCAGGACGACCCCAAAGTATTCCAACTGCAGAGCGCTACATTGGGGTTGGGCGATAACGTGCAATTTCTCAAGGGCCGCAGCGATATCCCGCGTTTCCTGCTGGGCGCCGACCTGTTGATTCACCCGGCGTACAACGAAAATACCGGCACCGTGCTGCTCGAAGCCCTGGTGGCCGGTTTGCCGGTACTGGTCTCGGCCGTGTGTGGTTATGCCCACTACATCAATGAGGCCGACAGCGGCCGGGTACTGGATGAGCCGTTTGAACAAACGCAGCTCAACCAATACCTGACGCACATGCTCACCGACACTGCAC